Genomic window (Candidatus Polarisedimenticolaceae bacterium):
GCCGCTGCGCGTCTTCCGGTTCCTCTTCTGGCCGCTGATCACGTTCATGAACCGGAGCGCGAACCTCGTCGTGCGCCTCATCGGCCTCCCCGCCCCGACCGAGCGGAGCCTCGCGCACAGCGAGGCCGAGCTGCGGATGATCCTCGCGGTCAGCCGGAAGAGCGGCGCGCTCTCGGAGGCCCACGGGCGCCTCCTCTCGGCGGCGCTCGACTTCCCCGACCGCGCGGTGCGCCAGATCATGGTGCCGCGGGGCGACGTCCTCTGGCTCGACGCCAACCGGTCGTACGCGGAAAGCCTCGCCCGCGCCCGCGAGTACGGGCACACGCGCATTCCGCTCTGCGACGGGACGATCGACCGCGTCGTCGGGATCGTCCACATCAAGGACCTGTTCATTCAGCCGCCGCCGTCGATCGGCGCCCCGACCCTGGCCGCGCTCGCGCGGCGTCCCCTCTTCATCCCCGAGAGCGCGAAGATCCAGCAGGCGCTCGCGCTCTTCCAGCGGCAGAAGTTCCACCTCGCGATCGTCGTCGACGAGTACGGCGGGACCGCGGGGCTCGTCACCCTCGAGGACATCCTCGAGGAGCTGATCGGCGAGATCCAAGACGAGTTCGACCAGGAGTCGCCCAAGGTCGTGCGCCAGCCCGGTGGCCGAATCCTCGCCGACGCGTCGCTCACGATCGCCGAGCTCGAGACGGCGACGGGGACGCACGACGACGTCGAGGAGGACGTCGACACCGTCGGCGGCCTCGTGCTCGCGCGCCTGGGACGCATCGCGAGGGTCGGCGACTCCGTGCCGTTCGGCCCGCGGACGC
Coding sequences:
- a CDS encoding hemolysin family protein yields the protein MDAVLVAIALLIVAINAFFVAAEYGFVRVRVTRIEDLVQRGVPRAAAAREVLRHLDAAISACQLGITLTSLGLGWVGEPAFAHLLEPLFGWAGAFRAGAAHTVAIVLAFLLITFLHVVLGELVPKTVAITYAEATALAVSWPLRVFRFLFWPLITFMNRSANLVVRLIGLPAPTERSLAHSEAELRMILAVSRKSGALSEAHGRLLSAALDFPDRAVRQIMVPRGDVLWLDANRSYAESLARAREYGHTRIPLCDGTIDRVVGIVHIKDLFIQPPPSIGAPTLAALARRPLFIPESAKIQQALALFQRQKFHLAIVVDEYGGTAGLVTLEDILEELIGEIQDEFDQESPKVVRQPGGRILADASLTIAELETATGTHDDVEEDVDTVGGLVLARLGRIARVGDSVPFGPRTLEVVRVRGRRILRVAVSPPEV